A window of Clostridioides sp. ES-S-0010-02 genomic DNA:
TGAACCTTTAATAAGTGAATTAACATGGAAAAAGGCTCAAACTATACTCAAAAAAAATGGTCACATCAGCTATGGTAATCAAATAAAAAATCCACTTGCAGGAATAATAATTTGCAAAAACTGTGGTAGACCATTAGTACATAGACCATATGCAGACCACGACTATATAATTTGTTATCATCCTGGTTGTAATAAAAGTTCTCGCTTTGAATTTATTGAAGCTGCCATTTTAAAATCTTTGGAAGACACTGTAAAAAAATATCAATTAAAAGCATCTGATATAGACTTAGATAAAAATAATAAAGACAGCAATATAGAATTTCAAAAGCGAGTATTAAAAAGCTTAGAAACTGAATTAAAAGAATTGAGTAAGCAAAAAAATAAGTTATATGATTTATTGGAGCGAGGAATATATGATGAAGATACATTTATTGAAAGGTCTAATAATATAAGTTCAAGAACTGAGGAAATTAAAGATTCAATCAAGACAGTAAAAAATAAATTAAATACTGTTAAAAAAGATAATGCTAAAATGATAGAAGATATTAAAACTGTACTATCACTTTACCACGATTCAGATTTACTTGGAAAAAATAAACTCCTAAAATCTGTAATTGATAAAGCAGTTTATTACAAATCTAAAGAACAAAAACTAGATTCTTTTGAATTAATGGTTCATTTGAAATTACATGAAGACCAGTAATACCAATAACATATAAAGAGTAGTATGTAATGAAATAAGTCTTTTGGATATACTTGGTACAGATGTCAACTATGTTCTTGACGAAGTTGAGTTAAAAGTTCAAGTTGGAAAACTATATGAACAACTTAACAAAATCCTTACTCCTAGAGAAAGAGAAATTGTCCAGTTAAGATACGGGTTAACTCCTTATGGGTATAAAACTCAAAGAGAAATAGCACAAAGACTTGATATCTCTAGATCATATGTGTCCAGAATCGAAAAAAAAGCTCTTAAAAAACTAGAAAAAGAGCTTGTTCAAGAAAATTAATATTATATTTTTAGAAGGATATATCGTATAACATTAGACAAAACAACTTGCCTAAAAATTAAAATTACGATATATCCTTAAATTTTATAATACATGACTTTATTTTATACTTTCACATATTTCTTTAAATATAGGTATTGCTGATTTACTTTCCTTTTGAGTTCCTTCTACTAGCACAGTTATTACATACTTAGGTCTTTTCTCTGGATAAAATCCAGTTATCCAACCATGATCTATTGGCTTTTTATTCAGACTACTTTGAGCTGTACCAGTTTTTACCCCACATCCTCCTTCTAAATCCTTTAGGACTTTAGCTGTTCCAACTTTAGAAACAGATTTCATAATTTCTTTTACTTGTGTGCATACATAAGGAGAAATAATTTCTTCTTTTTTTGAAGACTTATAGGTTTTTACTGTCTCCATATCATTATTTACAAGACTTTTATATAAATATAATGGTTCAAATGTTCCATTATTAGCTATTATCTGGGTCATTTGATTTATTTGGAGTGGTGTAAATTCTATATTTTCTTGACCTATAGCTAAATTACGTATTGATATATTTTTTGGAGCTTCTCTAATTCGTTCTTCATCAAGACCAATATCAACCTTTTCAAATAAATGTAATTTTTCAGCAGATTTTAATATCTTCTCTTTACCAACTTTCATTGCTATATCTAAAAATGCTGGATTACATGAATTAGAAAAAGTTTGCTGTAAGGATTGAAGACCATGTCCATCTAGTTTATTGCATCGCAATATTTCATTACTATTTCCAACTTTAGTTTTACCTTTGCAATTATAGGTATAATTCTCATCTACAACTCCATTTTCAAGCGCAGAAAATAGCACTACCATCTTAAACACAGAACCTGGCGGATATGTCGATTTTATGACTCTATTCTCAAATTCTCCATTTTTACTCTTTAAACTCTTTGCTATGTTATTTTGGTCAAAATTAGGTCTAGAACACATAGCAAGAATTTCACCTGTAGATACGTCTGAAATCACTGCTGCTGTTGGATTTTCTTCTTTATTTAGTATTTGCTCTAAATTTTTTTGAATATCATAATCAATAGTAGTTT
This region includes:
- a CDS encoding sigma-70 family RNA polymerase sigma factor, with the translated sequence MSLLDILGTDVNYVLDEVELKVQVGKLYEQLNKILTPREREIVQLRYGLTPYGYKTQREIAQRLDISRSYVSRIEKKALKKLEKELVQEN
- a CDS encoding penicillin-binding protein 2; the encoded protein is MSKKKTPFFKKVGKRSWYIFTIILIIYSGLIYRLVDIQVLKGDKYKKNVESQSVEKVELNSGRGIIYDRNNKKLTDTSKVQILVVEKEKLNNNYKILELVKKATKMDDLEIYKIIQEQLAHPIIQIQTENIDKSMKKQLEKNGIMLEEKTMRYSQDGLLSHTIGYIKDDDKSGQLGIEKSMDSVLRNSNEKYISAFKAGDAGNEKSLNILKGSVKTIDEKDKDKHLKTTIDYDIQKNLEQILNKEENPTAAVISDVSTGEILAMCSRPNFDQNNIAKSLKSKNGEFENRVIKSTYPPGSVFKMVVLFSALENGVVDENYTYNCKGKTKVGNSNEILRCNKLDGHGLQSLQQTFSNSCNPAFLDIAMKVGKEKILKSAEKLHLFEKVDIGLDEERIREAPKNISIRNLAIGQENIEFTPLQINQMTQIIANNGTFEPLYLYKSLVNNDMETVKTYKSSKKEEIISPYVCTQVKEIMKSVSKVGTAKVLKDLEGGCGVKTGTAQSSLNKKPIDHGWITGFYPEKRPKYVITVLVEGTQKESKSAIPIFKEICESIK